One segment of Tenrec ecaudatus isolate mTenEca1 chromosome 1, mTenEca1.hap1, whole genome shotgun sequence DNA contains the following:
- the SZT2 gene encoding KICSTOR complex protein SZT2 isoform X3, with amino-acid sequence MAAERPEPEVEEAGQVFLLMKKDYRISRNVRLAWFLNHLHQTVQATPQELLLQSEQELEVLSVLPPGWQPDEPVVPRPFLLVPSTRVTFLAWQYRFVIELDLSPSTGIVDDSTGEILFDEVFYALSRCLGGLLRPFRVPGSCVDFQPEIYITIQAYSSIIGLQSHQVLVQGCLLDPSQQEVFLQQVYEQLCLYEDKVATMLQQQYDPQSQGQAGDQTPDSAEPPGRKVGVSMVTADVGLVSMIRQGILALQLLPSNSSAGIIVITDGVTSVPDVAVCETLLNQLRSGTVACSFVQVGGVYSYDCSFGHVPNVELMKFIAMATFGSYLSTCPEPEPGNLGLTVYHRAFLLYSFLRSGEALNPEYYCGSQHRLFNEHLVSASSNPALALRRKKHTEKEVPADLVSTVSVRLREGYSVREVTLAKGGSQLEVKLVLLWKHNMRIEYVAVAPWPMELEGPRGTRVEVTMEGGYDILHDVSCALRQPIRSLYRTHVIRRFWNTLQSINQTDQMLAHLQSFSSVPEHFTLPDSTKSGVPLFYIPPGSTTPVLSLQHSGSDSSHAQFAAYWKPVLSMDANSWQRWLHMHRLVLILEHDTPVPKHLHTPGSNGRYSTIQCRISHSSLTSLLRDWSSFVLVEGYSYVKLLSSAPDQPPSSFYMVRIISKAPCMVLRLGFPIGTPAQARHKIVSDLREEILQLRFPHRVQSKEPTPKVKRKGLGGFGGGSSPSKSPPMLGPQQALSDRPCLVALHKPLDKLLIRYEKLPLDYRAPFLLTLEPPGPLPLVSGRSASSSLASLSRYLYHQRWVWSVPSGLAPALPLSAIAQLLSILTEVRLSEGFHFACSGEGIINMVLELPIQNEPPGQAAAEKHTCIVQYILFPPHSTSTKDSFSTDDDNDVEVEALEGDSELNLVTEVWVEPQCGRVGPGPESWRHLQDLTYPEIPQALHPRDAACIGSMLSFEYLIQLCQSKEWSPLPPEPKVSNGLDQGGDACVYEIPFHFDLMGLLPQCQQLQMSFLLLSREPEGVSLSEGPCPANDMVLCLLHSCLGQELSDREIPLTTTDQATFLSEVLRRTDHGSGPEGLSVGDHGIPKHQTASSAPASGDSALSTLSVAPETLGTPAPAPPVQWRCYARLVAPQHVFLTFLPATFSDVQHLAAYGLEGPSQEETKPKSGDCSGAPSLRDAVGSGVKATRAQVPTLSVTPAGDNAQNQGELSPAFRQGLHTYTGRQASQTEGSDGPRTRCPVYIYNCSLESLREQMAGMQPPQVPRDLSFRTHFLDHSSSSAWLEPRYKEAANHCALLQEHAQRCYVRGLFRSLQQAQSVTSQDLLIAVDACEELLQEVDITPFLLTLCGHTWSLPHAPPSPGPLSPGAFSSSIEECPEPRERAVLASESSIETEDFSEPELQSTRSTGHADPGPDIALTDICQLRGQAHDALHSLIQEKFLEISRLYFCTVPSNPHYFFYCPPSSRREDEVPQDTVDRKVSDLEFSEAELIGEEGDTSACCVVTESDPELEVEYRESRDPDLGLAGLESTSLSDADTVNPDEDSFSILGGDSPTGPESLLHDLPPLFLHLTCSMRLRGQHSSVPVGSLPTCLGQVLSSLEGLPTGGRVPLRDLSVTLDVFVLTLPLEVELPPASDPQHHRSTSESSASFPRSPGQPSSLRSDDGLGPPLPPPGEERHPGLSSLATPHRLAIETTMSEIRWLLEDEMVAALRRGGIPQSPALHRAAAHIHSSPGRSTCLRQTLPLSFVFGPERSLAQFKEEFRRIHLPGHVLLEDPDSGFFFVAVGQPPGGSLGEPPPAAWAWHSHEDRAEGVEQEALTASPQAPGSPEDSEGPPLGGLPSLPQGGNQPGPHRGLSLMSSQGSVDSDHLGYDGGSSGSDSEEPSEEPSETLGEKPPFMLRTPPGLLPPEPSLSGLPGPCLPDFWLIVRVLQDRVEVYAHARSMVREEGGPGAECRHLQQLLVRRVGEICREVNQRLLLQDLHDSHVCNSLLVAESEEDLWRSETLFHSRQRVPLPSDDYAADESCGPRGYLAATMHFVPGHFSCDVVWGTVIRVHSRLKMGPSMGVSRAIQALRSVLNAFSVVNRKNMFVYQERATQAVYYLRLLETSCSDRPWEGDAGPRSLALSRSQEPICPEEASGPRSPLDMASSRSSDTARPVGQVDRHIQLLVHGVGQAGPEITDELVRVLRRRLDEATLDVITVMLVRNCKLTPADVEFIQPPGSLPSQVLQLALPPSCQPWLPALAWYLRQSLLIFLHSPKYTDSNSQHHFQHPFPPQGGLPDLDIYVYNKPGGQGTGGKGVACITLAFVDAGGNPISLASWPPTSPGPSDSLQEEEFEQLTQVTRCTVLPDSSAAQSGPPRLRLDVWEKGNISILQLEEKLRTAARQALADAIMELQLLPASLCTEDSSPGSLRSGSLESKSPTGQASTFPPAPVPGEPVTPPSKAGRRSFWDMLSKTEGGDMGSPKTTDDIVLDRPEDTRGRRRHKTENVRTPGGTERAPGPDSGTQRQRRRVTQLEEGEVGTLHPVFAHVCQRWMEFMAQIGCASVSRSSTHVVSRFLLPSILSEFTILVTSMAGDTSVRVFEQHLDSESKLFSPCAHGQLGPAPHPATERHLLLLGRSFMQWRRPTQQAAKALQRFEPGGDGSPGRSTPRQRLLLLEVVDKKLQLLTYNWAPDLGAALGRALIRLVQWQTARAHLIFCLLSQKLGLFHHYGQLDFPVQDEKEPNPFLLPSMEAETLIRSASPPLSREQGRLSGSSRGVGPLPLDTFPFDEALRDISAARPSSMLSPVPRLPDPVTFHGQQFLDIKLTERRELERQMKMENLFVTWQQRSTPASMPISAGELETLKQSSRLVHYCATALLFDPAAWLHGPPETSGLPEGQRRPRPESGSGGREAPPSCEPSDIPLPGAREEPWLKELSLAFLQQYVQYLQSIGFVLVPLRPPSPARSSSRRAMATSGTDGRGSFSCPRTRTDGSPKGTGHTVTTYHLQRALPGGIILMELAFQGCYFCVKQFALECSRIPMGQAVNSQLSMLFTEECDKVRDLMHVHSFSYDFHLRLVHQHVLGAHLALRHGYHLTTFLRHFLAHHPDGPHFGRNHIYQGTLELPTPLIAAHQLYNYVADHASSYHMKPLRMARPGGPEQNEYALVSAWHSSGSYLDSEGLRHPDDFDVSLLVCHCAAPFEEQGEAERHVLRLQFFVVLTSQRELFPRLTADMRRFRKPPRLAPEPEVPGGSAGSPGEASGAGLAPGPAPLFPPLAAEVGVARARLAQLVRLAGGHCRRDTLWKRLFLLEPPGPDRLRLGGRLALAELEELLGAVHAKSIGDIDPQLDCFLSMTVSWYQSLIKVLLSRFPQSCRHFQSPDLGTQYLVVLNQKFTDCFVLVFLDSHMGKTSLTVVFREPFPVQPQDSDSPPAQLVSTYHHLESVINTACFTLWTRLL; translated from the exons GTGCTAGTACaaggctgtcttctggatccttcTCAGCAAGAGGTATTCCTGCAGCAGGTATATGAGCAGCTCTGCCTCTATGAGGACAAGGTGGCTACTATGCTGCAGCAGCAGTATGATCCCCAAAGCCAG GGTCAGGCAGGAGACCAGACTCCAGACTCAGCAGAGCCCCCAGGCCGAAAGGTGGGAGTCTCCATGGTGACAGCAGATGTTGGACTGGTCAGTATGATTCGCCAGGGCATCCTGGCCCTGCAGCTGCTGCCCTCCAACTCTAGTGCAG GTATCATTGTGATCACTGATGGGGTGACAAGCGTTCCCGATGTTGCTGTCTGTGAGACCCTGCTGAACCAGCTTCGCAGCGGCACCGTGGCTTGTTCTTTTGTGCAG GTGGGAGGAGTTTACTCTTACGACTGCAGTTTTGGCCACGTGCCCAATGTGGAATTGATGAAGTTCATCGCAATGGCCACATTTGGCTCCTACCTGTCCACTTGTCCTGAGCCCGAGCCAGGCAACCTGGGCCTGACCGTCTACCACCGGGCATTCCTCCTCTACTCCTTCCTCCGCAGTGGGGAAGCCCTGAACCCCGAATACTACTGTG GCTCTCAGCACCGCCTGTTTAACGAGCACTTGGTCTCCGCCAGCAGCAACCCTGCCTTGGCCCTGCGCCGGAAAAAGCACACTGAGAAGGAGGTGCCAGCTGACCTGGTTAGCACCGTGTCTGTGCGGCTTCGGGAGGGCTACAGTGTGCGAGAGGTCACACTGGCCAAAG GAGGCTCCCAGCTGGAGGTGAAGCTGGTCCTGCTGTGGAAACACAACATGCGCATTGAGTATGTGGCTGTGGCCCCCTGGCCCATGGAGCTCGAAGGCCCTCGGGGAACACGGGTGGAAGTGACGATGGAAGGCGGCTATgacattctgcatgatgtgtcctGTGCTCTACGACAGCCCATCCGCTCGTTGTACCGCACCCACGTTATCCGCCGCTTCTGGAATACATTGCAGAG CATTAACCAGACGGACCAGATGCTGGCCCACCTGCAGTCCTTCTCCTCCGTCCCGGAACATTTCACCCTTCCCGACAGCACCAAGAGTGGAGTGCCGCTCTTCTACATCCCTCCCGGCTCCACGACCCCG GTGCTCTCCTTGCAGCACAGTGGTTCTGACTCATCCCACGCCCAGTTTGCCGCCTACTGGAAGCCGGTGTTGTCCATGGATGCGAATTCATGGCAGCGTTGGCTGCACATGCACCGCCTGGTGCTGATCCTGGAGCACGATAC ACCAGTCCCCAAGCACTTGCACACCCCGGGCAGCAATGGGCGCTATAGCACCATCCAGTGCAGGATCTCCCACTCCTCACTGACCTCCCTGCTCCGGGACTGGAGCAGCTTTGTGCTCGTGGAGGGCTATTCTTACGTCAAGCTGCTTTCCAG TGCCCCAGACCAGCCCCCTTCTTCCTTCTACATGGTCCGCATCATCTCCAAGGCCCCGTGCATGGTTCTTCGCCTGGGCTTCCCCATCGGCACACCAGCACAGGCCCGTCACAAG ATTGTGTCGGACTTGCGGGAAGAGATCCTGCAGTTACGTTTCCCCCACCGAGTCCAAAGCAAGGAGCCAACGCCCAAGGTGAAACgaaaagggctggggggcttcggTGGGGGCAGCTCTCCCTCCAAGTCCCCCCCCATGCTGGGACCGCAGCAGGCCCTGTCTGACCGGCCCTGCCTTGTGGCCCTGCATAAGCCACTGGACAAGCTGCTCATCAG GTATGAGAAGCTACCCTTGGACTACCGGGCACCTTTCTTGCTGACCCTGGAGCCACCAGGACCACTGCCCTTGGTGTCGGGCCGCTCGGCCTCTTCCAGCCTAGCGTCACTGTCCCGCTACCTCTACCATCAACGCTGGGTCTGGAGTGTCCCTTCCGGCCTGGCCCCTGCACTGCCCCTCAGTGCCATCGCCCAGCTGCTCTCCATCCTCACTGA AGTCCGTCTGTCTGAGGGTTTCCACTTCGCCTGTAGCGGGGAGGGAATCATCAATATGGTCCTGGAGCTTCCGATTCAG AATGAGCCTCCGGGGCAGGCTGCAGCTGAGAAGCACACATGTATTGTCCAGTACATCCTGTTCCCCCCGCACTCCACCTCCACCAAAGACAG TTTCTCAACAGATGATGACAATGACGTGGAGGTCGAGGCTCTGGAGGGGGACTCTGAGCTCAATCTGGTGACAGAGGTCTGGGTGGAGCCACAGTGTGGGCGCGTGGGACCTGGCCCTGAGAGCTGGAGGCACCTCCAGGACTTGACCTACCCCGAGATCCCTCAGGCT CTCCACCCCCGGGATGCTGCCTGCATAGGCTCCATGCTGAGCTTTGAATATTTGATACAACTGTGCCAGAGCAAGGAATGGAGTCCTCTGCCCCCAGAGCCAAAGGTTTCTAACG GATTGGACCAGGGAGGAGACGCCTGTGTGTATGAGATCCCGTTCCACTTTGACCTCATGGGCCTGTTGCCACAGTGCCAGCAGCTCCAGATGTCCTTCCTTCTGCTGTCCAGAG AGCCAGAGGGCGTCTCTCTCTCCGAGGGGCCCTGTCCCGCCAACGACATGGTGCTGTGCCTGCTGCACAGCTGCCTGGGGCAGGAGCTGAGTGACCGGGAGATCCCACTGACCACCACTGACCAGGCCACCTTCCTGAGTGAAGTTCTGCGGCGGACTGACCATGGTTCCG GTCCCGAGGGATTATCAGTGGGGGACCACGGGATCCCGAAGCATCAGACTGCCAGCAGTGCCCCGGCTTCTGGAGACTCGGCTCTTAGCACCCTG AGCGTGGCTCCTGAAACCCTCGGAACGCCCGCGCCTGCCCCGCCCGTTCAGTGGCGCTGCTACGCAAGACTGGTGGCCCCGCAGCACGTGTTTCTGACCTTTCTCCCAGCTACCTTCTCAG ATGTCCAGCATCTGGCCGCCTACGGCTTGGAGGGGCCTTCTCAAGAGGAGacaaagcctaagtctggggaCTGCAGTGGGGCTCCCAGCCTCAGAGATGCGGTGGGGAGTGGGGTCAAGGCTACAAGGGCCCAGGTTCCCACCCTTAGTGTCACCCCTGCTGGTG ACAATGCCCAGAACCAAGGAGAGCTGAGCCCAGCCTTCCGTCAGGGCCTTCACACTTACACGGGACGCCAGGCTTCCCAGACCGAGGGTTCAGATGGGCCTCGGACCCGGTGTCCTGTCTACATCTATAACTGCTCCCTGGAATCACTAAGGGAGCAAATGGCTGGCATGCAGCCCCCTCAGGTTCCCCGCGACCTCAGCTTCCG GACTCACTTCCTCGACCACTCCTCGTCTTCAGCCTGGCTGGAGCCCCGGTACAAGGAGGCAGCCAACCACTGTGCCTTACTGCAGGAGCATGCCCAGCGGTGCTATGTCCGAG GATTATTCCGGAGCCTGCAGCAGGCACAGAGCGTGACCTCCCAGGACTTGCTGATTGCAGTAGATGCCTGTGAGGAGCTCCTGCAGGAAGTGGACATCACCCCCTTTCTGCTCACACTGTGTGGCCACACCTGGAGTTTGCCTCATGCGCCCCCAAGCCCTGGGCCCCTCAGCCCTGGGGCCTTCAGCAGCAGTATCGAGGAGTGCCCCGAGCCCCGGGAACGAGCTGTCCTAGCGTCTGAGTCCAG CATCGAGACTGAGGACTTCAGCGAGCCTGAGCTCCAGAGCACCCGCAGCACTGGCCATGCAGACCCCGGTCCAGACATTGCTCTAACGGACATCTGCCAGCTCAGAGGACAGGCCCACGATGCCCTTCATAGCCTCATCCAG GAGAAGTTCCTAGAGATCAGCCGGCTTTACTTCTGCACAGTGCCCTCCAATCCTCACTACTTCTTCTATTGCCCTCCATCCAGCCGACGAGAG GATGAGGTCCCCCAGGACACAGTAGACAGAAAAGTCAGTGACCTGGAGTTTTCAGAGGCTGAGCTGATAGGTGAAGAAG GAGACACATCTGCCTGCTGCGTGGTCACTGAGAGCGACCCAGAGCTGGAGGTGGAGTACCGTGAGAGccgcgacccagacctgggacttGCTGGGCTGGAGTCCACCTCGCTGTCCGACGCAGACACTGTGAACCCCGATGAAGACTCCTTCAGTATCCTGGGCGGTGACTCGCCCACTGGGCCAGAGAGCCTCCTGCACGATCTGCCGCCACTCTTCCTGCACCTCACGTGCTCCATGCGACTGCGCGGCCAGCACAGCTCAGTCCCTGTGGGCAGCCTGCCCACCTGCCTGG gccaggtgctttcCAGTCTGGAGGGTCTGCCCACTGGAGGCCGAGTTCCACTGAGGGACCTAAGTGTCACCCTGGATGTGTTTGTTCTGACCTTGCCTCTAGAAGTGGAACTTCCCCCGGCCTCAGACCCTCAGCATCACCG GTCAACCTCTGAGAGCAGTGCTTCATTCCCACGATCCCCTGGGCAGCCGTCATCGTTAAGGTCAGATGATGGCCTGGGGCCTCCACTGCCGCCTCCAGGAGAAGAAAG GCACCCGGGACTTTCCAGTTTGGCTACCCCCCACCGGCTGGCAATTGAGACCACCATGAGTGAG ATCCGCTGGTTGCTGGAGGATGAGATGGTGGCAGCACTCCGTCGAGGAGGCATTCCCCAGAGCCCTGCCCTGCACCGCGCAGCTGCCCACATCCATAGCTCTCCTGGACGCTCTACTTGCCTTCGCCAAACTTTGCCACTGAGTTTTGTGTTTGGGCCAGAACGTTCTCTCGCACAATTCAAAGAG GAGTTCCGCCGCATCCACCTTCCTGGCCATGTCCTTCTTGAGGACCCTGACAGTGGCTTCTTCTTTGTGGCAGTTGGCCAACCACCGGGTGGGTCTCTTGGGGAGCCCCCTCCAGCAGCCTGGGCTTGGCACAGCCATGAGGATAGAGCTGAGGGCGTTGAGCAGGAG GCCCTGACAGCCAGCCCACAGGCCCCTGGCTCCCCAGAGGATTCTGAAGGGCCCCCCCTAGGTGGTCTTCCTAGTCTGCCACAGGGAG GGAACCAACCTGGGCCCCACCGGGGACTGAGCCTCATGTCCAGTCAGGGCAGTGTGGACTCTGACCACCTAG GTTATGACGGTGGCAGCAGTGGCTCCGACAGTGAGGAGCCCAGTGAGGAGCCCTCTGAGACCCTCGGCGAGAAGCCCCCCTTCATGTTGCGGACTCCACCTGGGCTGCTACCTCCAGAGCCTTCACTCTCAGGCCTCCCTGGGCCCTGCCTGCCTGACTTTTGGCTCATCGTCCGAGTGCTGCAGGATCGGGTGGAAGTGTATGCCCACGCACG GAGCATGGTACGGGAGGAAGGAGGACCAGGTGCTGAGTGTCGCCACCTGCAGCAGCTCCTGGTGAGGAGAGTTGGGGAGATCTGCAGGGAAGTCAACCAG cgACTGCTGCTTCAGGACCTTCATGACAGTCATGTCTGTAACTCTCTTCTGGTGGCTGAGAGCGAGGAAGATCTGTGGCGCAGCGAGACCCTCTTCCATTCCCGTCAGCGGGTGCCACTACCCAGCGATG ATTATGCCGCTGACGAGAGCTGTGGACCCCGAGGCTACCTCGCAGCCACGATGCATTTTGTCCCTGGGCATTTCTCCTGTGACGTCGTGTGGGGCACTGTGATCCGAGTCCATTCACGCCTCAAGATGGGGCCCAGCATGGGGGTGTCTCGGG CCATCCAGGCACTGCGCTCGGTGCTCAATGCCTTCTCCGTGGTCAACCGGAAGAACATGTTCGTCTACCAGGAGCGAGCGACCCAGGCTGTTTACTACCTCCG GCTGCTGGAGACGTCCTGCAGCGACCGGCCATGGGAAGGGGATGCCGGGCCCCGCTCCCTCGCTCTGTCCCGGAGCCAAGAGCCCATCTGCCCTGAGGAGGCCTCG GGCCCTCGCTCTCCCCTGGACATGGCTTCCAGCCGCAGTTCAGATACTGCTCGTCCTGTGGGCCAAGTGGACAGACACATCCAGCTGCTGGTACACGGTGTGGGGCAGGCAG GGCCCGAGATCACAGACGAGCTAGTGCGGGTTCTACGTCGGCGCCTGGACGAGGCCACGCTGGATGTCATCACGGTTATGCTTGTTCGGAACTGCAAGCTGACCCCAGCTGATGTGGAA TTCATCCAGCCTCCCGGGAGCCTCCCCTCCCAGGTGCTGCAGCTGGCCCTGCCCCCCTCCTGCCAGCCCTGGCTTCCTGCCCTGGCCTGGTACCTGCGGCAGAGCCTACTCATCTTCCTACACTCGCCCAAGTACACAGACAGCAACAGCCAGCACCACTTCCAG CATCCATTCCCGCCCCAGGGCGGCCTCCCCGACTTGGACATCTATGTGTATAACAAGCCTGGTGGACAAGGCACTGGGGGCAAAG GAGTCGCCTGCATCACTCTAGCCTTTGTGGATGCTGGCGGGAACCCCATATCCCTGGCATCGTGGCCCCCCACTTCTCCTGGGCCCTCAGACTCGCTGCAAGAGGAAGAGTTTGAGCAGCTGACCCAGGTCACGCGCTGCACCGTCCTGCCCGACAGCTCTGCAG CCCAGAGCGGGCCCCCGCGGCTGCGGTTGGATGTGTGGGAGAAGGGGAACATCAgcatcctgcagctggaggaaaagCTCCGCACCGCGGCGCGCCAGGCCCTGGCGGATGCTATCATGGAGCTGCAGCTGCTGCCAGCCTCGCTCTGCACGGAGGACAGCTCCCCAG GAAGTCTCAGGAGCGGCTCGTTGGAATCCAAGAGCCCCACAGGTCAAGCTAGCACCTTCCCCCCGGCCCCTGTGCCTGGGGAGCCTGTGACCCCACCGAGCAAAGCTGGCCGCCGCAGCTTCTGGGATATGCTG AGTAAAACAGAAGGTGGGGACATGGGTTCCCCCAAAACCACCGATGACATTGTCCTGGATCGGCCAGAAGACACTCGGGGCCGGAGGCGTCACAAAACGGAGAATGTTCGGACTCCGGGTGGGACTGAGCGGGCCCCAGGACCAGATTCAGGAACCCAGagacaaag ACGCCGGGTAACCCAGCTAGAAGAGGGCGAGGTGGGCACCCTGCATCCTGTGTTTGCTCATGTCTGTCAGCGCTGGATGGAGTTTATGGCTCAGATTG GTTGCGCTTCAGTGTCCAGAAGCTCCACCCACGTGGTGTCCCGATTCCTCCTCCCGTCCATCCTGTCCGAGTTTACCATCCTGGTCACCTCCATGGCTGGAGACACCAGCGTCCGAGTCTTTGAGCAGCATTT GGATTCAGAATCCAAGCTCTTCAGTCCTTGTGCCCACGGCCAGCTGGGCCCAGCTCCCCATCCCGCCACTGAGCGGCACCTGCTGCTTCTGGGGAGGAGCTTCATGCAGTGGAGGAGACCGACGCAGCAGG CTGCCAAAGCTCTGCAGCGCTTCGAGCCAGGTGGTGACGGGAGCCCAGGGCGGAGCACTCCCCGGCAGAGGCTCTTGCTGCTGGAGGTTGTGGACAAGAAG CTACAGCTGCTGACATACAACTGGGCTCCAGACCTGGGGGCAGCGCTGGGCCGAGCGCTCATCCGCCTCGTGCAGTGGCAGACCGCACGGGCCCACCTCATTTTCTGCCTGCTCAGCCAGAAGCTAGGCCTCTTCCATCATTACGGGCAGCTGGACTTCCCCGTGCAAGATGAAAAG GAGCCAAACCCTTTTCTGCTGCCATCCATGGAAGCCGAGACCCTCATCCGGAGTGCCAGTCCCCCACTGAGCCGAGAACAGGGTCGGCTGAGTGGGTCCTCCCGTGGTGTGGGCCCCCTCCCCCTGGACACATTCCCCTTCGATGAGGCCTTGCGGGACATCTCAGCTGCCCGTCCCAGCTCCATGCTCAGCCCTGTGCCCAGACTCCCTGATCCCGTCACCTTCCACGGGCAGCAGTTCCTGGACATCAAGTTGACAGAGCGCAGAG AGCTGGAGCGACAGATGAAGATGGAGAACCTGTTTGTGACCTGGCAGCAGCGCTCCACCCCAGCCAGCATGCCCATTAGT gctggggagctGGAGACCCTGAAGCAGTCATCCCGCCTGGTGCATTACTGTGCGACAGCCCTGCTCTTCGACCCAGCTGCCTGGCTCCATGGGCCTCCAGAGACTTCTGGGCTCCCAGAGGGACAG CGGCGCCCTCGTCCTGAGTCAGGCTCTGGGGGCCGAGAGGCGCCCCCGAGCTGCGAGCCCTCTGACATACCGCTGCCTGGAGCCCGGGAGGAGCCATGGCTGAAGGAACTGAGCCTGGCTTTCCTGCAGCAGTACGTGCAGTACCTGCAGAGCATCGGCTTCGTGCTCGTGCCGCTGCGGCCGCCTTCCCCTGCCCGCAG TAGCAGCCGGCGGGCGATGGCTACCTCAGGCACAGATGGCCGTGGCTCCTTCTCCTGCCCCAGAACCCGAACTGATGGGAGCCCCAAG GGCACTGGCCACACGGTCACCACCTACCACCTGCAGCGGGCACTGCCAGGGGGCATCATCCTCATGGAACTGGCGTTCCAG GGCTGCTACTTCTGTGTCAAACAGTTTGCCCTGGAATGTTCCCGGATCCCCATGGGACAGGCTGTCAACTCTCAG CTCTCCATGCTGTTCACAGAGGAGTGTGACAAGGTGCGGGACCTGATGCACGTGCACTCCTTCAGCTATGACTTCCACCTGCGCCTCGTGCACCAGCACGTGCTGGGCGCCCACCTGGCCCTCCGCCACGGCTACCACCTCACCACCTTCTTGCGGCATTTCCTGGCCCACCACCCCGATGGGCCCCACTTTGGCCGCAACCACATCTACCAAG GGACACTGGAGCTCCCCACACCACTCATTGCTGCCCACCAGCTCTACAACTACGTAGCCGACCACGCCAGCTCCTACCACATGAAGCCACTGCGCATGGCCCGGCCGGGGGGCCCCGAACAGAACGAATATGCCCTGGTGTCGGCATGGCACAG CTCTGGCTCCTACCTGGATTCCGAGGGACTTCGCCACCCAGATGATTTTGACGTGTCTCTGCTTGTCTGCCACTGTGCAGCGCCCTTTGAAGAGCAAGGAGAGGCCGAGCGACATGTTCTGCG GCTGCAGTTCTTTGTGGTGCTCACCAGCCAGCGGGAGCTGTTCCCCAGACTCACTGCTGACATGCGCCGCTTCCGGAAGCCTCCCAGGCTGGCTCCTGAGCCAGAGGTCCCTGGGGGCTCCGCTGGTAGCCCCGGGGAGGCCTCGGGGGCTGGTTTGGCCCCTGGACCCGCTCCCCTGTTCCCACCACTGGCAGCCGAGGTGGGCGTTGCACGAGCGCGGCTGGCTCAGCTGGTGCGGCTGGCGGGAGGGCACTGCCGGCGGGACACACTCTGGAAGCGCCTCTTCTTGCTGGAGCCACCCGGACCTGACCGGCTGCGGCTGGGAGGGCGCCTGGCCCTGGCAGAGCTGGAGGAGCTCCTAGGAGCCGTCCATGCGAAGTCCATTGGGGACATCGACCCCCAGCTG GACTGCTTCCTGTCCATGACAGTCTCCTGGTACCAGAGCCTGATCAAGGTTCTCCTCAGCCGCTTTCCCCAGAGCTGCCGCCACTTCCAGAGCCCAGACTTGGGAACTCAGTACCTG GTTGTGCTGAATCAGAAGTTCACCGACTGCTTCGTGCTAGTGTTTCTGGATTCCCACATGGGAAAGACG TCTCTGACGGTGGTTTTCCGAGAGCCCTTCCCGGTACAGCCCCAGGACAGTGACAGCCCGCCTGCCCAGCTGGTCTCCACCTACCACCACCTGGAGTCTGTCATCAACACAGCCTGCTTCACCCTGTGGACCCGCCTCCTCTGA